A portion of the bacterium genome contains these proteins:
- a CDS encoding HEAT repeat domain-containing protein, whose translation MTEKQKEMLTALNSDKAEVRAKAAEKLGVQCCKQAVDHLVQMMKTDEVASLRIIAANALWKIGEPRAVAEIKEQAKVDKNKTVRTTLTAIADRFEKGEKAG comes from the coding sequence ATGACTGAAAAGCAGAAAGAGATGTTGACTGCTCTGAACAGCGACAAAGCCGAGGTGCGCGCTAAAGCAGCGGAAAAGCTGGGCGTGCAATGCTGCAAACAGGCGGTGGATCATCTGGTGCAGATGATGAAAACCGATGAGGTGGCTTCGTTGCGCATCATCGCCGCCAATGCGCTGTGGAAGATCGGCGAACCGCGAGCGGTGGCTGAGATCAAGGAGCAGGCAAAGGTCGATAAGAACAAGACGGTGCGCACTACATTGACCGCCATTGCCGACCGGTTTGAAAAAGGTGAAAAAGCCGGTTGA